One window of Ignavibacteriota bacterium genomic DNA carries:
- a CDS encoding CPBP family intramembrane metalloprotease — MTMTPDISEQQRARKGLAIFLTLTIIGTVPLLTAVIGSGRRVEDPAMLPFMVALMWVPALASFITRLVQREGFSDVSFRVGGRGGMRAIGAALAFPAAVGFVAYGAAWLTGLAQFVVPTGGWYVGMEPGVVRFLLAVATATIVGGVVGMITAAGEEFGWRGYLLPRLVQAGIRWPLTVSGIIWGLWHVPAILTGQYGAGTRPLLAAALFLVFAVGMSVFWGTLRLRTGSVWSAVIGHAAWNAVIEGPFTSYTGGVDRGLWLGESGVLVAVVVSAVGYLIWRRLHAAGPVITHADPSISSAHGAVVR, encoded by the coding sequence ATGACGATGACCCCCGACATATCCGAACAACAGCGCGCCCGGAAGGGACTGGCGATATTCCTGACACTCACGATCATCGGTACCGTGCCGTTGCTGACAGCGGTGATCGGATCCGGCCGACGCGTTGAAGACCCCGCCATGCTGCCGTTCATGGTCGCCCTCATGTGGGTGCCGGCACTGGCGTCATTCATCACACGACTCGTGCAGCGCGAGGGATTCAGCGATGTTTCGTTCCGCGTGGGCGGACGCGGTGGTATGCGCGCGATCGGCGCCGCGCTCGCCTTTCCTGCGGCCGTCGGCTTCGTCGCGTACGGAGCTGCCTGGCTCACCGGGTTGGCGCAGTTTGTTGTTCCCACGGGGGGGTGGTATGTTGGCATGGAACCCGGCGTCGTGCGGTTCCTTCTGGCGGTGGCGACAGCAACGATCGTGGGTGGTGTCGTGGGAATGATCACCGCCGCGGGCGAGGAATTCGGTTGGCGCGGATATCTTCTCCCCCGTCTCGTGCAGGCGGGCATCCGTTGGCCACTGACGGTCAGCGGCATCATCTGGGGGCTCTGGCATGTCCCGGCCATACTCACCGGACAGTATGGAGCAGGCACCCGGCCGCTTCTGGCTGCAGCCCTCTTCCTGGTCTTCGCTGTCGGGATGTCCGTCTTCTGGGGAACGCTCCGGTTACGAACAGGCAGCGTGTGGAGCGCGGTGATCGGACACGCCGCATGGAATGCAGTGATCGAAGGGCCGTTCACCAGCTATACCGGCGGCGTTGATCGCGGTCTGTGGCTCGGAGAATCCGGTGTGCTGGTTGCGGTGGTCGTGAGCGCTGTCGGATATCTCATCTGGCGGAGGCTGCATGCGGCGGGACCGGTGATCACTCACGCAGATCCTTCGATCTCTTCCGCGCACGGGGCCGTGGTTCGCTGA